In Euphorbia lathyris chromosome 2, ddEupLath1.1, whole genome shotgun sequence, the sequence tcacttgaaaatgttagggttaaatttgcacaatttcatatattaggaCTAAATCTGAATTTAATATTTAGTGTCTTactaacgtatgaaattatgcaaatttaaccctaatatttCAAGCGAAATACAGatttaaccctaacatataaaattatacaaatttaatcctaacgttttaaacgaagtataaatttaaccctaacatatTATATACTCCTAATATTTTacattaaaatgtaaaaataatgaatcAATACCTTATCCATGTATTGATATAGTAATAATTTACAGTTCCCGAGTTGAGTATAGTAAATATAGTTTCACGTGAATCCTGTTACACATTTATAGAGGTAGAAGAATACTTTGTCCTATTGTTGGCGAAACCGGACAAGAACCAGCCACCTCTAACGGCTACAATAACCTTCTGTAGCCGTCACTAACTTAACCCCACCGCTTCCTTATTTTCTAACGGTCATATTTCCGCTTCCACTACCGTTTCCTCCTCTCTATATATCATATCCTCCTCCCTTTCCCATCTCCATCGGAACTCAGAAAATTTCAGATTTCACAATCAAAATCAATATCAATACTCAAGATACTTCAAACTTTCCGATTTGCATATCATAAACGCCGCCGGAATGATGCCGAGAGTAGTCCTAATTGCTTTTCTTGCTTTAAGCATCTCAGTTTCGTTGATTATGGTAAAAGCAGACAATGCGCCTGCTGCTTCTCCTACAAAATCATCGCATCTTTCTCCATCGATTTCTCCCGCTAAatctccctcttcttcttcttcaccaaTTGCTCCGGTCAGATCTCCGTCGTCTACTCCTTCAAAATCTCCATCACTCTCTCCGAAAATTTCCCCCTCGGTTGCCCCGGTCTCATCAACGCCGCCTCCGACTGTTGCTACTCCGTCTCCAAGTGCGTCTCCTCCAGTTCCGTCACCGATGAGTCTACCGCCATCAGTTTCCTCTCCCGCTGTAACTCCGGTCACGGCTCCGATCTCTGGACCAGAAATGCCCGAGGGTCCGGCTACTGCACCGACTCCGGAAATGTCTGCGAGCGTTCCTGCAAGTTCAGCAACACCGGCGGATGCCCCGATGGTTTTCCCTTCTACTAGTAGTCCACCAAGTCCTACTCCGGTGAGTTTGTCGCCGGAAACTGCAGCAAGTCCGGTTGGTGATGATTCGGGTTCGAGGTCTTTGTACGATTTTCGGGTCGGTTTGAGTGGGTTATTGGTAATTGGGGGTGCCATGGCTTTggcattttaattttattatttttcctcattttacttctttttgtatttttatttttatttttggttatAATTAAACTGCCAGATTTATTTGTTAAATATAATGCTATTTATGGGGATATTCCAATAACCATGACGAAATCGGATATTTGATGTCCAGTTTATGACTATAAGCGATTTCCACgccaaaagcaaaaaaaaaaaaaaaaaaaaaaaaatttgcttgTCGCAGGAAATCAATTTAATCTGCGTTTTAGAGGTAACTCAACAATATGTGTTTGAACTCGTATGAAGTAAAAACCATTTATTAGTATAAGAATCATGTGATTTATAGTAACTCaataatattttatcaaaaaaaaaaaaaaatagtaactCAATAATATATCAAATTACTTCATGATTATTATTCAAAACGATGAttttatgtatgtatatattaatTGGAACAGGTTAatttaaatgtttaaaatgAGTCTAATCAGATTTCTaaaatcaaaacagttttggaATTTTGTAAAGACTATTTAACTCAAAATTATTTTCGTTTGAGATttaaaattagggtaaatttcaaaaacaacccctgtggtttcatgttgtttcaaaaaaacccatttggtttgtttttacaaaaaaaaaaaaactgtggtttacgccgttacccgaaaaacggaaaatggcttaacaccgttaaaaatgctgacgtggcaaggagtagagttggaaaaaaaaaattactttttttaatttttcttgttctttttctttttcttcttgttcttttcctttttctcctcctccttcttctcctcctctttcttctcttcttcttctttttttttttttaatttctgaaattttattttttttaatttttctttttctttttcttcttttccttttcctcctccttcttctcctcctcctcctctttcttcccttcttcttcttccttcttctcccctcctccattcttcttcttcttcatccctcttcttcttcctttatttttttctttttttttaagtttcggaaatttttcttcggaaatctggaaattttccagatttccgaagaaatctggaattttcccgaaatctggaaatttcagatttcttcgagtaagggaatttaaaaaaaagaatagaaaaaaagaagaagaaggaggaggaagaagaaaaaggaagaagaaagaagaagaaggaggagaaaaggaagaaggaggaggagagaaggaagaagaagaagaagaagaagaagaagaagaagaagaagaagaagaagaagaagggagaaggaagaagatgaaggaggagagagaagaaggaggagaggaagaagaagaaaaagaaaaagaaaaagaaaaagaaaaattaaaaattaaaaaaaatcgaatttccaaccttacccctgtgccacgtcagcattttaacaccgttaagccattttccgttttttggttaacggcgcaaaccacagtcctttttttgtaataacaaactacaagggtttttttgaaacaacatcaaaccacaagggttgttttttaaatttacccttaaaattattttaaaatatacgTATTTTAGCGTGCGTATATACTGTGTATCAAAtaaacgggtaaattacatatgtggtgtacaacttttacccataatcacactttggtgtacaaccaaaattttgtcacactaaactgtataaccttttagtgacctcccactaaagtgtacaacaggtaattttgaccggtcaacgtttggtcaacgcgccacctcatcacTTTTAACCTCCCAACAAATAAAAGTGGATCCCACCTAATGTtaaatgactaatttacccttacttatattttcttttattttttattttttatttttcttttatattaattcttttcTCTCCCCTCCTCATCTCACTTTTAACCTCCGTCTCTTCcactggcttcttcttcttcttctctacttCGTTAAATCCAGAACAAATTTCAGTTGAATCCGTCGTGGTTCAAATCGCCTCAAATGAAAGACACCTCATATCAGAAATCCCATCTCCACCTCACTGGATCCAAATCCAGCAAACTAGACCTCGCAACTTGCTTCCTTTTCATCGAATCCCTCTGCAAAACCAACTCCCCACTGCTCTTCAAATTCATATTAGTCGTAGGCAGTGCATCCAAATACAAATAAGGACTACTATGAGAATCCACCACAGATGAGCCCACCACTGACACTGCTCCCACCATTTTCTAAAACTACCCTAAGCTGATCAGAACAAGTCAAGATGGTTTCTTTTGGGGGTTTAGAGTTTTGATTGAAGAAATTAAGAGATACCCACTAAAGAATATCAAAAAAGAACAGGTGGGTACCTAGCAAAATGAGATTTTTTTCAACTTGGGGGAGAGATTTAGTTAGGAGATTAAGAAATAAAGG encodes:
- the LOC136219248 gene encoding proline-rich receptor-like protein kinase PERK8, with protein sequence MMPRVVLIAFLALSISVSLIMVKADNAPAASPTKSSHLSPSISPAKSPSSSSSPIAPVRSPSSTPSKSPSLSPKISPSVAPVSSTPPPTVATPSPSASPPVPSPMSLPPSVSSPAVTPVTAPISGPEMPEGPATAPTPEMSASVPASSATPADAPMVFPSTSSPPSPTPVSLSPETAASPVGDDSGSRSLYDFRVGLSGLLVIGGAMALAF